The following nucleotide sequence is from Anatilimnocola floriformis.
AAAGTGGCACTAATGCCCAGCGACTGCAGGGCATCGACCTGATCCTTCATCAATGCGATGAGGGGCGAAACAACCAGCGTCAAACCGCTGCGGGCGATCGCCGGCAGTTGATAGCACAGGCTCTTGCCGCCGCCGGTCGGCATGATGCAGAGGCAATCCTGGCGCGCGAGCACCGCGCGAATCGCATCCTGTTGCCCCGGCCTGAATTGCCGCAGGCCAAAGGGCGCCAGGTAATCTTCGATATTAATGTCCGCCACATCCATGGGTCGATTGTAGCGGAAAGTCGGCCGCTAATAGCTCTCGGCTCGACCAGAGCGGTTCACCGCCGCAGTTCACACTTGGTAATCGTACGCGCCGACATACTCCAACGAACAATCGCTCGGCCGCGCTACGCGGTTTGGAGCGAAAACGCAAATCGCGGAGTCGGCCACGCGGTCGCCCTCAACCTTCGCCAACCACTGTTCGACATAAGAAGCCTCAGCCAGCAGCGTAGAGAGGGGCAGCGGCTCTCCTTTGTAGATTGCCTCAATGCAGCCCGGTTCGTAGCGGCTTAGTCCGACTTCTTCCATAAACGGCGATGGCACGGGGTCGTCGTCACCATCTTCGTCTTCATCGTCATCGCTCTCTTCGTCTTCGGGATACGTCTCGTCGATGAACTCGCGCATCTCTGCGAAGGACTTAAACCGCCCGGTGCTGATAAAGATGTGGACCTTATTCAAGGGACATGCTCCTTCAAGTTGATGCACCTGCGCGACTGATCTGCCGACAGTTGAATTGGTCGAGCGCTGAATGTCAACGAAACGAAAAGGTCCGGGAATTTTGCGTTGCCCGCCCCTTGGGGTAAGCTACTGAGCTATGGCCATGCCTCGCATTTCGCTGTTGATTCTTCTGGCAGTCTCGCTGCTTGCCTTCGCGCAATGCGTGCGCGCCGCCGACGGAGATAGCGAGGCCGGGTTGCAGCTCTTTCGCGCTGAGATCGAGCCCGCGCTGAAGACGCACTGCTATCGCTGCCACAGCGCGCAAGCGACGCCGCTGGAAGGTAGTTTGCGACTCGATCATCGCGAGGGAGTTCGCCGTGGCGGCGACAGCGGCCCAGCCGTCGTCCTCGGCAAACCGGCAGATAGTTTGCTCGTGCAAGCGCTCCGGCACGAAGGGCTCGAGATGCCGCCGAAGCAACCGAAGTTGCCGGACGCGACCATCGCTCATTTCGTGCGCTGGATCGAGCTCGGCGCACCCGACCCGCGCGATGCGCCGGCGGAAATCGCCGAAACCTGGCCAGCCGCCGCTCGGCAGCACTGGGCTTTTCAACCGATTCGTTTGCCCGCCGTTCCCACAGTGCGGCAGGCCGGTGAAAACGCTGTCGATGCCTTCGTGCGCGAGCGGTTGGAGCAAAAGGACTGGGAGTCGGCCCCCGCCGCGTCGCGCCGCGAACTCATTCGCCGGTTGTCTTTTGATTTGACCGGGCTGCCGCCAGCGCCCACCGAGATCGAACGATTTGAGAACGACCGCGCGCCCGATGCTTATGAACAGCTCGTTGATGAACTCCTCTCCCGGCCGCAGTTCGGCGAGCGGCAGGCCCAGCATTGGCTCGATGTGGTGCGTTATGCCGAGAGCGAGGGCTACGAATACGACCGCCATCTGCCCGATGCCTGGCGGTATCGTGATTATGTGGCCCGCGCGTTCAATCGCGACAAACCCTTCGATCAGTTTGTCGCCGAGCAAATCGCCGGTGACGAGATCGGGCCAAACGATCACGAGGCGCTGACGGCTTCGATCTTTCATCGCCTCGGTCCTGTGCGGCGGAATGCCGGCAATCCTGATATTGCCCTCAGTCGAAACGAAGTGCTTACCGAGCGGACCGACATCATCGGCGCAGCGTTTCTCGGTTTGTCGGTCGGCTGTGCGCGCTGTCACAATCACAAACTCGAGCCGATTTCGCAGCGCGACTATTACCGCCTGCAAGCCTATTTCGCCGCAACGCAGGAACACAATATCTCTCTGGCCTCGACGGCCGATCAGCAGGCTTGGGAGGCCGAAACCAAACGCGTCAAAGCCGAGATGGATAAAGTAAAAGTCGTTCTGCGCACGAAGACCGGCGAGGAACGCGCCAAGCTGCAGGCCCAGTTCGATGCCATCGAAGAAACCTTACCGCCGCTGCTCGCGACGATTCCAGCCACTGCAAATGATCTGTCGCAGCGCACGCCGATCCATGTGCTGCGCCGAGGAGTTTGGGAGCAAAAGCTGGCCGCTGTTGGTCCTCGGCCGCCGAGCATTCTCGTGCCGTCCGAATCGGCGGA
It contains:
- a CDS encoding immunity 22 family protein translates to MNKVHIFISTGRFKSFAEMREFIDETYPEDEESDDDEDEDGDDDPVPSPFMEEVGLSRYEPGCIEAIYKGEPLPLSTLLAEASYVEQWLAKVEGDRVADSAICVFAPNRVARPSDCSLEYVGAYDYQV
- a CDS encoding PSD1 and planctomycete cytochrome C domain-containing protein; this encodes MPRISLLILLAVSLLAFAQCVRAADGDSEAGLQLFRAEIEPALKTHCYRCHSAQATPLEGSLRLDHREGVRRGGDSGPAVVLGKPADSLLVQALRHEGLEMPPKQPKLPDATIAHFVRWIELGAPDPRDAPAEIAETWPAAARQHWAFQPIRLPAVPTVRQAGENAVDAFVRERLEQKDWESAPAASRRELIRRLSFDLTGLPPAPTEIERFENDRAPDAYEQLVDELLSRPQFGERQAQHWLDVVRYAESEGYEYDRHLPDAWRYRDYVARAFNRDKPFDQFVAEQIAGDEIGPNDHEALTASIFHRLGPVRRNAGNPDIALSRNEVLTERTDIIGAAFLGLSVGCARCHNHKLEPISQRDYYRLQAYFAATQEHNISLASTADQQAWEAETKRVKAEMDKVKVVLRTKTGEERAKLQAQFDAIEETLPPLLATIPATANDLSQRTPIHVLRRGVWEQKLAAVGPRPPSILVPSESAELPADTSQPRTQLARWLTDPQNPLLARVYINRLWQSHFGVGLVKTANDFGTRGERPSHPELLDWLSASLIEKGFEAKGIQRAIVTSSTYRQTSHVLNRKTQETLDPENRLLWKFNRRRLSAEELRDAMLATAGRLNLQVGGSSVMLPVDEQLVNQLYKPSQWQVARPAQHDRRSLYLITKRNLRLPFLETFDGPALLASCARRESSTHAPQALELLNGSTSNELAKSFATRLSSFAPRKNASSPSETVKAAFQLALGREPTAKELQTSLEFLAEGTLEEFALALFNLNDFAYVP